One genomic window of Punica granatum isolate Tunisia-2019 chromosome 1, ASM765513v2, whole genome shotgun sequence includes the following:
- the LOC116192641 gene encoding RING-H2 finger protein ATL38-like isoform X1, with the protein MNFRFSNFSQMGSPSSISNIWAIVKLVAMWLLLIVSLPYVGAQVPSQAPSVFSKAMQQDMRSLAILSGVCLSLWIISIFVSNCFPCVENRSRRPIVAVGMRRTGLDPAVIETLPTMVYSDVKRLRLGQGVLECAVCLSEFEDHETLRLMLNCDHGFHLDCIDIWLTQHRTCPVCRTTVLPRPYVSTDQPVLTAGAESNSPNIEVAVEENRNGTVQRGQQEEEPRHHGNMAPNHSSTYEPMPIRRGRIIRSHSAGDFLVLQDEDPERFTLRLPSEVRKQVMDQAASKASTSRGRGNKSANGIGNGSSTGTCSGRQPQVLDRAIKSDRWAFNRVSQYLSRASPPQSSPRLGIHQQLPV; encoded by the exons ATGAATTTCAGATTCTCGAATTTTAGCCAAATGGGGTCTCCTTCTTCGATCTCAAATATTTGGGCTATCGTCAAGCTTGTTGCCATGTGGCTCCTCTTGATTGTGTCCCTGCCTTATGTCGGGGCTCAGGTTCCCAGCCAGGCACCTTCAGTGTTCTCGAAGGCCATGCAGCAGGACATGCGCTCACTAGCCATATTGTCCGGGGTGTGTTTATCGCTGTGGATCATCTCCATATTTGTGTCCAACTGCTTCCCTTGCGTTGAGAACAGATCGAGGAGGCCCATAGTGGCTGTGGGCATGAGGCGCACCGGCCTGGATCCTGCCGTGATCGAGACCTTGCCAACAATGGTCTACTCGGATGTGAAGAGGCTGAGGCTGGGGCAGGGAGTGCTAGAGTGTGCTGTGTGCTTGAGCGAGTTCGAGGACCATGAAACGTTGCGTCTGATGCTCAACTGCGACCATGGGTTTCACCTTGACTGCATCGACATATGGCTTACTCAGCACAGAACTTGCCCTGTCTGCCGCACCACTGTCCTGCCCAGGCCCTACGTTTCAACTGATCAGCCTGTCCTTACAGCCGGCGCCGAGTCCAACTCACCCAACATCGAG GTAGCGGTAGAAGAGAACCGAAACGGAACGGTGCAGCGAGGACAGCAAGAAGAGGAGCCGAGGCATCATGGGAATATGGCACCGAATCACAGCTCCACTTATGAACCGATGCCCATCAGGAGGGGTCGGATTATACGATCTCACTCCGCCGGGGACTTCCTAGTTCTCCAGGATGAAGACCCTGAGCGCTTCACCTTGAGGTTGCCATCCGAAGTGAGGAAACAGGTGATGGACCAAGCTGCCAGCAAAGCAAGCACTTCGAGAGGACGAGGGAACAAATCCGCTAATGGCATAGGGAATGGGAGTAGCACGGGGACATGTTCCGGGCGGCAGCCTCAAGTGCTGGACCGGGCCATCAAGTCAGATAGGTGGGCATTCAACCGAGTGTCGCAGTATCTTTCACGAGCATCACCACCGCAATCATCACCAAGACTTGGCATCCATCAGCAGCTACCAGTTTAG
- the LOC116192641 gene encoding E3 ubiquitin-protein ligase ATL6-like isoform X3, translated as MGGKYLVPSQAPSVFSKAMQQDMRSLAILSGVCLSLWIISIFVSNCFPCVENRSRRPIVAVGMRRTGLDPAVIETLPTMVYSDVKRLRLGQGVLECAVCLSEFEDHETLRLMLNCDHGFHLDCIDIWLTQHRTCPVCRTTVLPRPYVSTDQPVLTAGAESNSPNIEVAVEENRNGTVQRGQQEEEPRHHGNMAPNHSSTYEPMPIRRGRIIRSHSAGDFLVLQDEDPERFTLRLPSEVRKQVMDQAASKASTSRGRGNKSANGIGNGSSTGTCSGRQPQVLDRAIKSDRWAFNRVSQYLSRASPPQSSPRLGIHQQLPV; from the exons ATGGGCGGGAAATATTTG GTTCCCAGCCAGGCACCTTCAGTGTTCTCGAAGGCCATGCAGCAGGACATGCGCTCACTAGCCATATTGTCCGGGGTGTGTTTATCGCTGTGGATCATCTCCATATTTGTGTCCAACTGCTTCCCTTGCGTTGAGAACAGATCGAGGAGGCCCATAGTGGCTGTGGGCATGAGGCGCACCGGCCTGGATCCTGCCGTGATCGAGACCTTGCCAACAATGGTCTACTCGGATGTGAAGAGGCTGAGGCTGGGGCAGGGAGTGCTAGAGTGTGCTGTGTGCTTGAGCGAGTTCGAGGACCATGAAACGTTGCGTCTGATGCTCAACTGCGACCATGGGTTTCACCTTGACTGCATCGACATATGGCTTACTCAGCACAGAACTTGCCCTGTCTGCCGCACCACTGTCCTGCCCAGGCCCTACGTTTCAACTGATCAGCCTGTCCTTACAGCCGGCGCCGAGTCCAACTCACCCAACATCGAG GTAGCGGTAGAAGAGAACCGAAACGGAACGGTGCAGCGAGGACAGCAAGAAGAGGAGCCGAGGCATCATGGGAATATGGCACCGAATCACAGCTCCACTTATGAACCGATGCCCATCAGGAGGGGTCGGATTATACGATCTCACTCCGCCGGGGACTTCCTAGTTCTCCAGGATGAAGACCCTGAGCGCTTCACCTTGAGGTTGCCATCCGAAGTGAGGAAACAGGTGATGGACCAAGCTGCCAGCAAAGCAAGCACTTCGAGAGGACGAGGGAACAAATCCGCTAATGGCATAGGGAATGGGAGTAGCACGGGGACATGTTCCGGGCGGCAGCCTCAAGTGCTGGACCGGGCCATCAAGTCAGATAGGTGGGCATTCAACCGAGTGTCGCAGTATCTTTCACGAGCATCACCACCGCAATCATCACCAAGACTTGGCATCCATCAGCAGCTACCAGTTTAG
- the LOC116192641 gene encoding RING-H2 finger protein ATL38-like isoform X2: MGSPSSISNIWAIVKLVAMWLLLIVSLPYVGAQVPSQAPSVFSKAMQQDMRSLAILSGVCLSLWIISIFVSNCFPCVENRSRRPIVAVGMRRTGLDPAVIETLPTMVYSDVKRLRLGQGVLECAVCLSEFEDHETLRLMLNCDHGFHLDCIDIWLTQHRTCPVCRTTVLPRPYVSTDQPVLTAGAESNSPNIEVAVEENRNGTVQRGQQEEEPRHHGNMAPNHSSTYEPMPIRRGRIIRSHSAGDFLVLQDEDPERFTLRLPSEVRKQVMDQAASKASTSRGRGNKSANGIGNGSSTGTCSGRQPQVLDRAIKSDRWAFNRVSQYLSRASPPQSSPRLGIHQQLPV, translated from the exons ATGGGGTCTCCTTCTTCGATCTCAAATATTTGGGCTATCGTCAAGCTTGTTGCCATGTGGCTCCTCTTGATTGTGTCCCTGCCTTATGTCGGGGCTCAGGTTCCCAGCCAGGCACCTTCAGTGTTCTCGAAGGCCATGCAGCAGGACATGCGCTCACTAGCCATATTGTCCGGGGTGTGTTTATCGCTGTGGATCATCTCCATATTTGTGTCCAACTGCTTCCCTTGCGTTGAGAACAGATCGAGGAGGCCCATAGTGGCTGTGGGCATGAGGCGCACCGGCCTGGATCCTGCCGTGATCGAGACCTTGCCAACAATGGTCTACTCGGATGTGAAGAGGCTGAGGCTGGGGCAGGGAGTGCTAGAGTGTGCTGTGTGCTTGAGCGAGTTCGAGGACCATGAAACGTTGCGTCTGATGCTCAACTGCGACCATGGGTTTCACCTTGACTGCATCGACATATGGCTTACTCAGCACAGAACTTGCCCTGTCTGCCGCACCACTGTCCTGCCCAGGCCCTACGTTTCAACTGATCAGCCTGTCCTTACAGCCGGCGCCGAGTCCAACTCACCCAACATCGAG GTAGCGGTAGAAGAGAACCGAAACGGAACGGTGCAGCGAGGACAGCAAGAAGAGGAGCCGAGGCATCATGGGAATATGGCACCGAATCACAGCTCCACTTATGAACCGATGCCCATCAGGAGGGGTCGGATTATACGATCTCACTCCGCCGGGGACTTCCTAGTTCTCCAGGATGAAGACCCTGAGCGCTTCACCTTGAGGTTGCCATCCGAAGTGAGGAAACAGGTGATGGACCAAGCTGCCAGCAAAGCAAGCACTTCGAGAGGACGAGGGAACAAATCCGCTAATGGCATAGGGAATGGGAGTAGCACGGGGACATGTTCCGGGCGGCAGCCTCAAGTGCTGGACCGGGCCATCAAGTCAGATAGGTGGGCATTCAACCGAGTGTCGCAGTATCTTTCACGAGCATCACCACCGCAATCATCACCAAGACTTGGCATCCATCAGCAGCTACCAGTTTAG
- the LOC116196633 gene encoding DNA excision repair protein ERCC-1, producing the protein MANPEEEDNDLLRRQQKQQTEKTVIKIPSYHEVVESSQSKSTPPSLFSPSPTFSQAFSFIKSSEFYSPPPPAATPPPAATGSQSSSAGASTSGLSGQPNVVTSPSPSSSSSSYGGQSRNAILVSHRQKGNPLLKHIRNVRWAYADIVCDYLLGQSSCALYLSLRYHLLHTDYLYYRIRELQKNFKLRVVLCHVDVEDVVKPLLEVTKTALLHDCTLLCAWSLEECGRYLETIKVYENKPADIIQGQMDTDYLSRLSHALTTVRHVNKTDVVTLGSTFGSLSHIMDASMEDLARCPGIGERKVKRLYDTFHEPFKRVIPSGPITPEAPVARVAEAADPAAEAQEPRIDSEGTEKRRKKEPEATVKSALYAAFAKYADKVGKRNIKARGEKGESSSRDAEAET; encoded by the exons ATGGCGAACCCAGAGGAAGAAGATAACGACTTGCTGCGGCGGCAGCAGAAGCAACAGACGGAGAAGACGGTCATCAAGATCCCGTCTTACCATGAAGTAGTCGAGAGCTCTCAATCGAAATCCACCCCGCCGTCTCTCTTCTCCCCATCCCCGACCTTCTCCCAGGCCTTCTCTTTCATCAAATCCTCCGAGTTCTACTCTCCCCCGCCGCCAGCTGCCACACCTCCTCCTGCCGCCACCGGATCCCAGTCCTCCTCTGCCGGTGCATCAACCTCCGG CCTGTCTGGTCAGCCCAATGTGGTGACATCGCCGTCTCcgtcatcatcttcctcatcctATGGTGGGCAGAGTCGGAATGCGATTCTCGTCAGCCATAGACAG aaGGGAAATCCATTGCTCAAACACATCAGGAATGTGAGATGGGCATATGCGGACATTGTCTGCGACTATTTGCTCGGGCAGAGCTCGTGTGCTCTCTACTTGAG CCTTCGGTACCATCTTCTGCATACAGATTACCTCTATTATCGCATAAGGGAGCTGCAGAAGAACTTCAAACTTCGGGTTGTATTATGCCATGTTGATGTG GAGGATGTTGTTAAGCCGCTACTCGAGGTTACAAAGACGGCCCTGCTCCATGATTGCACGCTCTTATGTGCTTGGAG TTTAGAAGAATGTGGCCGCTACTTGGAGACGATAAAAGTATACGAGAACAAGCCCGCTGATATTATCCAAGGACAGATGGACACTGATTATCTATCACGG CTCTCTCATGCTCTAACAACTGTTCGGCACGTTAACAAAACCGATGTAGTGACCCTTGGTTCAACATTTGGG TCTCTTTCTCATATAATGGATGCTTCCATGGAAGATTTGGCTCGTTGCCCTGGCATAGGAGAACGGAAG GTGAAGCGATTATATGATACTTTCCACGAACCATTCAAGCGAGTAATTCCAAGCGGCCCCATCACTCCAGAAGCTCCGGTTGCAAGAGTCGCTGAAGCTGCTGACCCAGCTGCAGAAGCCCAGGAACCAAGAATAGATAGCGAAGGCACAGaaaaaaggaggaagaaaGAGCCTGAGGCTACTGTAAAGTCAGCCCTATATGCTGCTTTTGCAAAGTATGCCGATAAAGTTGGTAAAAGAAACATCAAAGCTCGAGGAGAGAAAGGAGAATCAAGTAGCAGAGACGCAGAAGCTGAAACTTGA